One window from the genome of Synechococcus sp. PROS-7-1 encodes:
- a CDS encoding HAMP domain-containing sensor histidine kinase — protein MQPSRPWKQRLTGSMLGQLQLATYAAVLLGFTAATSTGLWLSERTRLQVGEAELRAGSESLAFCLVAHGGEGEDVIRRELQDHSSVRTQLWLEQPDGSVLSPERSHLPLPEGLLQTAMAANSTRTPGQAHVIEVSGRDYLTLLDRKLNSGALLWSSTEITGLGRSQTEFLGWMILIWGSCLGGSLALVTLLVRRITKPLQDLSDRSAELTADGLKSAALPVPTGPLELTRLTRTYNALIERLAWSWSQQRQFVSAVSHELQTPLTLVSGSLKRVMRKAPDLDPALMQRLQDAQDETTDMQQLLNDLLDLSRSDSGRLQVKEEAVPLQPLIETIVRVQEPAYGRTIEVQGINDQASLVALADASRLHQVLVNLVENAHKYSPPDQPIQLTLGRVAEGLQLEVIDHGIGIPSTDQPHIFERFHRGSNTGGYSGSGLGLSVVKLLVEAMGGSITVASEPGMGSRFRILLQSA, from the coding sequence ATGCAACCGTCGCGCCCCTGGAAGCAACGCCTCACCGGCAGCATGCTGGGGCAGTTGCAGCTGGCCACCTATGCCGCCGTGCTGCTGGGATTCACAGCGGCCACAAGCACAGGGCTCTGGTTGAGCGAGCGCACACGCCTGCAGGTGGGGGAAGCGGAGCTCCGGGCTGGTTCGGAATCGCTGGCGTTCTGCCTGGTGGCCCACGGCGGCGAGGGAGAGGATGTGATCCGCAGAGAACTGCAGGATCACTCCAGCGTGCGCACTCAACTCTGGCTGGAACAGCCAGATGGTTCAGTGCTCAGCCCAGAGCGCTCGCACCTGCCATTACCAGAGGGCCTGCTGCAAACAGCCATGGCCGCCAACAGCACGCGCACGCCAGGACAGGCCCATGTGATCGAGGTGAGTGGGCGCGATTACCTCACCCTGCTCGACCGCAAGTTGAACTCCGGTGCCCTGCTCTGGAGCAGCACGGAAATCACCGGGCTGGGCCGATCACAAACAGAATTCCTGGGCTGGATGATCCTGATCTGGGGAAGCTGCCTCGGGGGCTCCCTGGCGCTGGTCACCCTGCTGGTGCGACGGATCACCAAGCCACTGCAGGATCTGAGCGACCGCAGCGCTGAACTCACCGCCGACGGGCTGAAATCGGCAGCTCTGCCGGTCCCCACGGGGCCTCTGGAGCTCACCCGCCTCACGCGCACCTACAACGCCCTAATCGAGCGGCTGGCGTGGTCGTGGAGTCAGCAGCGCCAATTCGTGAGCGCGGTGAGCCATGAACTGCAAACGCCACTCACCCTCGTGTCTGGTTCGCTGAAACGGGTGATGCGCAAGGCCCCGGATCTGGATCCGGCATTGATGCAACGCCTCCAAGACGCCCAGGACGAAACCACCGACATGCAGCAGCTCCTCAACGACCTGCTGGATCTCTCCCGCAGTGATTCCGGCCGGTTGCAGGTGAAGGAGGAAGCGGTGCCCCTGCAGCCACTCATCGAGACCATCGTGCGCGTGCAGGAGCCTGCCTATGGCCGCACGATTGAAGTCCAAGGGATCAACGATCAGGCATCTCTCGTCGCCCTGGCCGATGCATCCCGGCTGCATCAGGTGCTGGTCAACCTGGTGGAAAACGCTCACAAATACTCACCGCCGGATCAGCCGATCCAGCTCACCCTGGGGCGGGTTGCCGAGGGACTTCAGTTGGAGGTGATCGACCATGGCATCGGCATTCCCAGCACCGACCAACCCCACATCTTTGAACGCTTCCATCGCGGGTCGAACACCGGGGGCTACAGCGGCAGCGGCCTCGGTCTCTCCGTGGTGAAATTACTGGTGGAGGCGATGGGGGGATCCATCACTGTGGCCAGTGAACCCGGGATGGGCAGCCGCTTCCGCATCCTTCTGCAATCGGCTTGA
- a CDS encoding HAMP domain-containing sensor histidine kinase has product MTVLFPGWLMPWRPRLFTAPSTAIQRRLERTSLVAVLLGYGLLLVVNLQVFAQQRYQRQLDIMRRAERVVLRSSAEQVDAQTLQRTLSHFSTFDLALWGHPTGFPAGMVMPQLSSNDLIVSTPALRFQAEEQVRRMSRPQTFEAEGRTYMVSGTTLTLGKTPWSLYLLKDVSEDVALQRQLNGILTVAALLASLLTLMINRRGIQRSLRPLRRFGDTLSAVRSSSLQQQRFTPGQEPDELQPLAHAFNELLDRLAQSFERQRQFASTVSHELRNPITLIAGYSRRLLRRSDNLSEDQRHQLAIVEEESRRLGRLVTGLLALTRAETGSLQLELQPLSVCEAVQQAIALAEGAGERQFLFCPADGIDPHSLQAWADRDRVVQCLVNLIENACKYSPAHTPVEIGCSSTPSRVELRVRDHGPGIPLDERSLVFERFRRGQHNTGIPGSGIGLAVVSTLVSQMEGEVSVEDGEGGGAVFVISLRRCPRSSDPRLQPHRQ; this is encoded by the coding sequence ATGACTGTGTTGTTCCCAGGTTGGCTGATGCCCTGGCGGCCACGCCTGTTCACAGCACCATCCACAGCGATTCAGCGGCGTTTGGAACGCACAAGCCTGGTGGCCGTGTTGTTGGGCTACGGATTGCTGCTGGTGGTGAACCTGCAGGTGTTCGCCCAGCAGCGTTATCAACGCCAGCTGGACATCATGCGCAGGGCCGAGCGTGTCGTCCTGCGCAGCAGTGCCGAGCAGGTGGATGCGCAAACGCTGCAGCGCACCTTGAGCCACTTCTCCACCTTTGATCTGGCCCTCTGGGGGCATCCCACGGGCTTTCCAGCCGGCATGGTGATGCCCCAGCTCAGCAGCAACGATCTGATCGTCTCCACGCCGGCGCTGCGTTTTCAGGCCGAAGAACAGGTGCGCCGCATGTCCCGTCCGCAGACCTTTGAGGCCGAAGGCCGCACCTACATGGTGAGTGGCACGACCCTCACCCTGGGCAAAACCCCCTGGAGCCTCTATCTCCTGAAGGACGTGAGCGAGGACGTGGCCCTGCAGCGCCAGCTCAATGGGATCCTCACCGTGGCGGCCCTGTTGGCGTCGTTGCTGACGCTGATGATCAATCGCCGCGGAATTCAGCGCAGCCTTCGCCCCTTGCGCCGTTTTGGTGACACCCTCAGCGCTGTGCGCTCCAGTTCGCTGCAACAGCAACGCTTCACGCCGGGCCAGGAACCAGACGAGCTCCAGCCCCTTGCCCATGCTTTCAACGAGCTGCTTGATCGCCTGGCCCAGTCCTTTGAGCGACAGCGCCAATTCGCCAGCACCGTGAGCCACGAACTGCGCAATCCGATCACCTTGATCGCCGGCTACAGCCGCCGTCTGTTGCGTCGTTCCGACAACCTCTCCGAGGACCAGCGCCATCAACTGGCGATCGTCGAGGAGGAGAGCCGTCGGTTGGGGCGGCTGGTCACGGGCTTGCTGGCGCTCACGCGAGCCGAAACCGGCAGCCTGCAACTCGAGCTCCAACCCTTGAGTGTTTGCGAGGCGGTGCAGCAAGCGATTGCCCTGGCCGAGGGGGCTGGCGAACGCCAGTTTCTTTTCTGCCCTGCTGACGGCATCGATCCCCACAGCCTGCAGGCCTGGGCGGATCGCGACCGGGTGGTGCAGTGCCTCGTGAATCTGATCGAGAATGCATGCAAATACAGCCCCGCTCACACACCGGTTGAGATTGGCTGCTCCAGCACACCGTCGCGGGTGGAGTTGCGCGTTCGCGACCATGGCCCGGGAATTCCGCTGGACGAACGCAGCCTCGTGTTCGAGCGGTTCCGCCGTGGGCAACACAACACCGGCATCCCTGGCAGCGGCATCGGCCTGGCGGTGGTGTCCACCCTCGTCTCACAGATGGAAGGAGAGGTGTCCGTGGAGGACGGCGAGGGCGGAGGAGCCGTGTTCGTGATCAGCCTCAGGCGATGCCCTCGTTCCTCGGATCCACGGCTCCAGCCTCATCGCCAGTGA